Part of the Micromonospora inyonensis genome, GGATCTACGGGGAGATCGCCGGCTACGCGGCCACCTTCGACCCCCGTCCGGGCGGGGACCGCAAGCCGACGCTGGAGCAGGCGGCCCGGCTGGCACTGGCCGACGCGGGCGTCGAGCCCCACGACGTCGACGTGGTCTTCGCCGACGCGTACGGCGTGCCGGAGCTGGACCGGATCGAGGCCGCGGCGATCAGCGCGATCTTCGGCCCGAACAGCGTGCCGGTGACCGCGCCGAAGACGATGACCGGCCGGATCTACGCCGGTGCCGGTGCCCTCGACACAGTCGGCGCGCTGCTGTCCATCCGGGACGGCGTGATCCCGCCGACGATCAACGTCGACACCCTCGCCCCCGGCTGCGACATCGACCTCGTCCGGGAGCGCCCCCGAACCGCGCCGGTGCGCACCGCGCTGGTGCTCGGGCGCGGGCACGGCGGGTTCAACTCCGCCGTCGTCGTCCGTGCCACCTCGTAACGACACCCACAACCGACTGGAGGCACCTGCCATGCGTGAGATGACCCTGGACGACCTGACGCGCGTGATCCGCGCGACGGTGGGCGTGGACGACTCGGTCGACCTGACCGCCGACATCCACGACACCCTCTTCACCGACCTCGGCTACGACTCGCTGGCCCTGCTCGAGGTGGTCAGCCGGCTGGAGAAGGAGTTCCCGGCCTCGGTTCCCGAGGAGATGATCAGCGAGCTGCGCACCCCGCGTGAGCTGATCGAGTTCGTCAACGACCAGCTCGCCCCGGCGGCGTGACGATGGCCAAAAAGACAGAGTGCGCCGTCGTCATCGACGCGCCGATGGACCTGGTCTGGGACATGACCAACGACGTGCCGAACTGGCCGGACCTCTTCACCGAGTACGCCGCGGCGGAGGTGCTGGAGCGGGACGGGAACACCATCCGGTTCCGGCTGACCATGCACCCCGACGAGAACGGCCGGGTGAACACCTGGGTCTCCGAGCGGA contains:
- a CDS encoding acyl carrier protein, with protein sequence MREMTLDDLTRVIRATVGVDDSVDLTADIHDTLFTDLGYDSLALLEVVSRLEKEFPASVPEEMISELRTPRELIEFVNDQLAPAA